From one Eucalyptus grandis isolate ANBG69807.140 chromosome 9, ASM1654582v1, whole genome shotgun sequence genomic stretch:
- the LOC104425618 gene encoding uncharacterized protein LOC104425618 → MVRSTMVVGSSFCALKIELLRAFQTNQRVITSSSFSEETGARWSPLGHYRACRWGEDEAQEGVGCDLSRSLVKPELQPLGKLLAIPWRFGITSSASGFISNLP, encoded by the exons ATGGTTCG ATCTACAATGGTGGTCGGTTCCAGCTTTTGTGCTCTGAAAATCGAATTGTTGCGGGCTTTCCAAACAAACCAAAGGGTCATCACCAGCAGCTCCTTCTCGG AAGAAACAGGTGCTCGGTGGTCTCCACTTGGTCATTACAGAGCGTGCAGATGGGGTGAG GATGAAGCACAAGAAGGAGTGGGCTGTGATCTGAGCCGATCGCTGGTAAAGCCTGAACTTCAGCCTCTGGGAAAGTTACTCGCCATTCCATG GCGTTTCGGGATAACCTCATCAGCCTCGGGGTTCATTTCTAACTTACCATAG